ATAAAAGTTTTTCTACTGCTTGACAAGCGGTTTCAAACCTTTCTTGCCAAGAGCCACTTAACCTAACATAAGGATAATTACAAGATTCTAAAGCTCTTAAGCATTTTTGAAAAAATAATTCTCGCTCTTTAGGCAAATAACGCACAATGTCATCAATCCAAGGCACGTCTATATCTGTAAGTAAATAAAGATCATAGTGATTTTGACTAACTTCTTCTTTAATCCATTCAGGGCATTTATTAAAAAGCGTTTCGCTCCAAATTGTTGTAAGTAACAAATCTGTATCACAAAATAATAAGCGGTTAGCTTGATGAGACAGGGCTTTTTCCGATGCTAATTGTCCGCGAGCAATTTTATCTATGTCGGTAAACTCAATTTTTCCTTTTTGGCTTTCTAAAAGCTCTCTAGCATATTCTGGGACGGCAACAGTGTTAAATTTTGTGGCTAATTGACTGGCTAAAGTGCTTTTACCAGTAGACTCCGGGCCAAAGATACAAACTTTTTTAACATAAAAAGGCCGGACACAAACGGGTAAAAATTGCCAATTTTTAATTGGGTCTTTACGAATTTCTGTTGCACTAATTGAAGTTATACTACGAGCTAAATTTACAGGAATAAACTCAGCTTCTAAAATGTCGGCTAGCTTCCAACCATAATTTTCAGATGCAAAAACATAATCTATTTTACAAGGTAAAATCTTAAGTAAGCTATCTTGCCAAATTTGCCAAAAATTAGGGTTTTCTTCTGGATATTGAGGATTTTCATCAGTTAAATGAACAACTTGCACAGTAGGAAATAGCTCACACATCCATTGATAGCGCAAGTTACCGGAAATAGGTTCGGATGAAAGAGAGCCGACAACTACAACCAAATCATCAACATAGCTACGTGCAAAATCAACTAAATAGATATGACCAAGATGCGGTGGCATAAATTTCCCTAATACCATGCCCGTAGAACGTTTTTTAGTAGCTACCATTATTTTTACCTAAGATAACAGAAAGATATTTATGTAATAAAGCTTCTGTAATTGCTGGTACTGCAATATTTAAGTCTTTTAATGCTAGTTCTGTGTTTGCAGTAGAAAATTTAACTCCTGTAGCTTGAAACAAGTCTAAAACGCGGTTGCGCTCAAAGTCCTGATTTTTAGACATCGCCCTACATAAAGCTAAGTAAACACTCAGCTTTTCATTTTCTTGATTTTCATTAAGTTCTGTAAACAAATTCTTCCATTCATTTTGTAAAAACAAAACTAATTTGTAGGCCAAATGATTGGATTGCTTGGATTAAACGATCAAAAGATAAACTATTTGGATTAGCAATATGAAATATTTTGCCTTGGTGATCAGGTTGCACGGATATTTCTAGCATTGCTTTAGCTGCGTAATCAATAGGAGTAATGTCTATTGCTAGGGTTTTTGTAAACTTTGGAACACAACCTAATTGACTAATTCCTTTGATAAACATAGCTAGAAAGTCTGTTTTAGGAAAATAAGCAGTTTGGCTATCTCCTGTTAGCAGACCAAATCTATAAAAATTAATTGTGTTAAGCTCTTTATTTGCTTGATGTAGCAGGTATTCCGCTACCAATTTGCTTTGAGCATAACCACCATAAATATAGTTAGCTTGCTCTAGGGTATTATTTTCTAGTAGTAATCCTTTATTGCAATCACTAGCAACAAAAACTGAAAGCGTAGAAGCATAATGTAGGACTTTTTTTCTACCACTACAAACAAATTTTAATATTTCTAGTGTTCCATCAACATTAGCCGAGCGAAGCTTTGAATAAGGCAAAACCATATTTACAAGGGCTGCACAGTGATAAACAACATCAATGTGATTAGTGAGTTGCTGATAAGTTGTTTTACCTAATCCAAAAAAGTTTTTAATTAAATCTCCTAGAATAATCACTAGATTATCTATCTTTACATTAATATTATATTTTGCTAACTGATTGAGAATATTTTGTTTAGCTAAATCAATATTAGTTTCTCTAACTAGACAATAAATTTGTTTGTCGCTTTTTTGAAGCAGTTCTACGAGTAGTCTTGAGCCTAGAAAACCTGTCGCACCAGTAAGTAAAATTGCGCCAGGTTCATCATATATTTTAGCTTCTTTATATTTTTTTATTAAGGAAAGTATTTTAGTTTTATCAACATCTTTGCAAAGTTCTGCTGTACTTATCGCGCCTCTAAGTTGTAGCAAATTATGGGTATTATTTAGCTCTTTAACTAGTTCTCTAATAGTTTGGTAGCGAATAAGTAAACTAACAGAAAGCTTTAATCCTTTGGCTTGGGCTAGAGTTGCTACCTGCATAACGGCTAAGGAATTTGCACCTAGTTCAAAAAGGTTATCTGTTGGACTAATTGAATTTACTGCTAGAACTTGTTGCCAAAATTTAACCAAAATAGCTTCTTTTTTGTTGAGTTTATTTGTTTTAGGGATTTTAGAACTACTAAGCTGACAAGACATTAGCTGTTGTAAGTCAACTTTTCCTGAAATAGTTTTTGGTAAAGCTTCTAGTATTTCAAATCTTTGTGGCAACATCCATTGAGGTAACAAATTAGCTAAATAATTGAATAATTGCTCTTTATTAACAGTGCTAGCTTTATTTTTAAGCACAACAAAAGCAACTAGCATTTCAGGTAAAAATTTTTTATTAAATTCAAGTTTTCTTTTAACAACGCTTGCTGCTTCTATAGCAGGATGAGCGATTAAAGCGGACTCTATTTCTGCTAACTCAACCAACATTCCTCTTAGTTTTACTTGTCGGTCAATACGTCCTAAAAATTCTATTTTATTGTCTGCATGTAAAACTACCAGATCCCCAGTTTTATAAAGTCGTTCTGAGTTGTGGTAAATAAACTTTTTTTCTGTAAGCTCAGGACGTTTTAAGTAGCCACGTGCTAACCCAATGCCACTTATATAAAGCTCTCCCTTTTTTCCTACTTCATTAACGGGAGATAAATTTTCATCTAACAAATAAAATTTTGTGTTAGCAATAGATTCTCCAATAAATGGATGCTCCCAAGTTGAATTGCAGCAAATCAGACTACTACAAACTGTTGCTTCTGTTGGGCCATAAACATTAACTACACGAAGTTTTTTTGTCCATTGTCTAACTGTAGCAGGTGGACAAACTTCCCCACCAATAATAATTGTCTCTAAAGATTTTGGAATATTATTAATATCTAAAACTCTTAGCAGTGAAGGAGGTAAATCAATATGTGTAATTTGTCGTCCCGCCAACAATTTCCAAAACTCTTGTTCAATCAATAGTTTACCAGCAGACTCTATATAGATTGCTGCACCTGATAATAAACTTGTACCAATATCAGAAATAGCCGCATCAAAGCTAGTTGAAAGATAAAATAAAACCCTGCTTTTAGATGTTAGTTGAAAAAAAGGGATTTGTGCTTCAAGGAAATTAACTATTCCATTATGTTCAACCATAACGCCTTTAGGATTGCCAGTTGAGCCAGATGTATAAATTACATAAGCAAGATCATTTTTATTAATATTAGATAAAACTACATCACTAATTTGATTAGTTGCTAGTATTTCTTGGTAATCAATAGCTTTAACACCTAGCTCATCAAACAAATGAAGATATGTTTTACAGGTAATAATAATTTTCGGTTCAGCTTCTTGGACAATAAAAGTTAGGCGATTTTTTGGTAAATTAGGGTCAAGCGGCAAAAATGCTGCATTAGCAAACCAAACTCCTAGCATTGTTGTAATGTAAGCAGCAGATTTATCTAGGCAAATTCCAACTATTGAATCTTTTTTTAAGTCTATGGATTTTAAGTAGTTACCAATTTTTGCAGCCTTGTTATAAAGTTCTAAATAAGTAGTTTTATTTTTACCATGTTCTACAACAGCATCATTATTTGGATAAAGAGAAACAATTTTTGCAAAGCAGCTAAGAAAATCTAAGAAAACCATTAGAGCTTAAACCCCTGGTGAATAAAAAATGTTGTTAGCACGGTAAAAAGCACTGGATCAAAGGCTGATTTATCAGTTGTTGACATTTTAGGTAATTGTTTTAGCAGATTGATAACTTTTTTTTGATCAAAAAATGGCACATTGGCAAAACTTTGGCTATGGATAATGTCTTGAACAAAATTATTAATTTCTGCGCTAGAAAAACAGCTAATTGGGGGTGCTGTAAATGGTCGTTTTTCTCTTAAATAAATAGTTTTTGTAATTAATGGTCGCAAAGCTTCACGCAAAATATATTTTTCCACCGAACCTTTAATTTTTAGCGACATTGGAAGACTTCGAGCAAATTCAAAAAGCTTATGATCTAAAAAAAGGGACTCGACCTTCAATAGAATTAGCCATTTCCATTCCATCGCCTAATGTATGCAAAATATAATTTGCCAAACAAAGCTTTGACCAAAGATAAGAAGATTGGTTAACTCTATGGCGTGATTTTAATTGTCCTACAATATCAATATTAGCTAGAAAGTCTTGATAGCAATCAACCCTGCTAAATTGTTGAATAAAATTTTCAGACAAAATCTTTCTAACTCGATATCCATAAGTTCCTTTTGCCGCCAAAAAAGCAGGAATAAAACCTAGTTTAGCTTTAACCGCGTCTAGCGGTAAAGACTCACCATAGGCTAGTTGAATGCCGGCTAGCTCACTATTGCTAGAGAAAAGTTTGTCAAAATTTTGATTTTCTAGGGAAAAAAGGTCTTGGCGTAGGTGTGGATAGCCCCCTAATACTTCATCTGAACCTTCACCCGTCAACACTACCTTAAAACCTGCTTGACGGATG
The sequence above is drawn from the Blastocatellia bacterium genome and encodes:
- a CDS encoding AAA family ATPase, encoding MVLGKFMPPHLGHIYLVDFARSYVDDLVVVVGSLSSEPISGNLRYQWMCELFPTVQVVHLTDENPQYPEENPNFWQIWQDSLLKILPCKIDYVFASENYGWKLADILEAEFIPVNLARSITSISATEIRKDPIKNWQFLPVCVRPFYVKKVCIFGPESTGKSTLASQLATKFNTVAVPEYARELLESQKGKIEFTDIDKIARGQLASEKALSHQANRLLFCDTDLLLTTIWSETLFNKCPEWIKEEVSQNHYDLYLLTDIDVPWIDDIVRYLPKERELFFQKCLRALESCNYPYVRLSGSWQERFETACQAVEKLLSSSSV
- a CDS encoding amino acid adenylation domain-containing protein; this translates as MVFLDFLSCFAKIVSLYPNNDAVVEHGKNKTTYLELYNKAAKIGNYLKSIDLKKDSIVGICLDKSAAYITTMLGVWFANAAFLPLDPNLPKNRLTFIVQEAEPKIIITCKTYLHLFDELGVKAIDYQEILATNQISDVVLSNINKNDLAYVIYTSGSTGNPKGVMVEHNGIVNFLEAQIPFFQLTSKSRVLFYLSTSFDAAISDIGTSLLSGAAIYIESAGKLLIEQEFWKLLAGRQITHIDLPPSLLRVLDINNIPKSLETIIIGGEVCPPATVRQWTKKLRVVNVYGPTEATVCSSLICCNSTWEHPFIGESIANTKFYLLDENLSPVNEVGKKGELYISGIGLARGYLKRPELTEKKFIYHNSERLYKTGDLVVLHADNKIEFLGRIDRQVKLRGMLVELAEIESALIAHPAIEAASVVKRKLEFNKKFLPEMLVAFVVLKNKASTVNKEQLFNYLANLLPQWMLPQRFEILEALPKTISGKVDLQQLMSCQLSSSKIPKTNKLNKKEAILVKFWQQVLAVNSISPTDNLFELGANSLAVMQVATLAQAKGLKLSVSLLIRYQTIRELVKELNNTHNLLQLRGAISTAELCKDVDKTKILSLIKKYKEAKIYDEPGAILLTGATGFLGSRLLVELLQKSDKQIYCLVRETNIDLAKQNILNQLAKYNINVKIDNLVIILGDLIKNFFGLGKTTYQQLTNHIDVVYHCAALVNMVLPYSKLRSANVDGTLEILKFVCSGRKKVLHYASTLSVFVASDCNKGLLLENNTLEQANYIYGGYAQSKLVAEYLLHQANKELNTINFYRFGLLTGDSQTAYFPKTDFLAMFIKGISQLGCVPKFTKTLAIDITPIDYAAKAMLEISVQPDHQGKIFHIANPNSLSFDRLIQAIQSFGLQISFVFTK